GCCGCGAAAATCTTCGCGGCACTCGGGAAAAACCGCACTTCTCTCGTTCCTTCATTTCCACCACAAAAATTATTTTCCGAAATCGCACGACGACGCCAAACGCAAATTCTCCCGAGATTAACCAAAGCCCTAACGGCGAACACCGCTTCGATCGTTCAGCATTCACCGTTCACCATTTGCATGCCTTCGACAGCGCAGCAGCCAATCCGGTCGTTTCAGTGCGAATGGACAGCCTCTGTTCCATCGAAGCGATACTTAACTCGCAATCGCTGTGATAGCACTTTCAACCTTCGGCATTGACCCTGCCTCGCTCGACCTCCTATCATCCCATTCACTTTGGGGCGATTCACTTCGTGCTAGCGTGGTAGCGATGCGGCCTGCAAACTCACCGACCGTTCTTGATGAACCAGCCAAACTGGTGCATTTCGTCGGCATCGGTGGTAGCGGAATGCGGGCAATGGCCAGCGTGTTCCATCAGCTCGGCTGGGCAATCAGCGGCTCGGACGCGCGCCGTGCAACCCTGTGCGAACTTACGCCGCTGGCCGCCGCCATCGAACTTGGCCATCAGGCCAGCCATCTGCCCAAGGGCGCTCAATTGCTGATCTACAGCGATGCTGTGCCGCCCGACAATCCTGAGCGGGCCTATGCGGAGCAATTGGCGATTCCCACGTTCAGTTACGCACAAATGCTGGGCCACTTGTCGCGTCAGCAGCAGACCATTGCCGTCGCCGGCACGCATGGCAAATCGACCGTGACATCGATGATCGCGGAGATTCTAGCAAGCGCAGCATTCGACCCAACCGTCGTTTGCGGAGCGGAACCGCGAAACCGATCGGATGATCCCACCTGCAACGCAGCGATCGGCCGGTTCGGCGGGCGCCACGGCAGAGGCCCGCTGGCCGTCGTCGAAGCCTGCGAATATCGCGAGAATTTCTTGCATCTCTCGCCCAATGTCGCCGTGGTGCTGAATGTCGAGCCAGATCATTTTGATTATTACCCTACGCGGTCGCAATTGATCGCAGCGGTCGAACGATTCATCGCGCGCACGCCGGAAAACGGCTTGGTCGTCGCTTCGGCCGATTGCCCGGTGGCAAAGTCGCTGGCCGGAGCGAGCGGCCGATACGTGACATCGTTTGGATTTGCCCGAGATGCAGACTGGCGGGCAACGAATCTCGAACACACTCGCGGTCGTTATCGTTTCGATTTGGTTCGCTCTGCCAAGAAATTGGCCCGCGTCGCATTATCGGTCCCTGGCCGGCACAATGTTGCCAATGCGTTGGCCGCGGCAGCCGTCGCGCGGCACCAAGGCGTTTCGGCCCAGCATATCGTTCAAGGCCTTGCCGCCTTCCGCGGCTTGAAACGCCGGCTGGACGCCCGCGCGACCATGGGCGAAATTACCTGGATTGACGATTATGCCCATCATCCCACCGAAGTGGCGGCCACGCTCCACACGCTGCGGGAAATGTTCCCTCGGCGGCCGATTTGTTGCGTATTTCAGCCCCATCAGGTCTCGCGGCTGACCGCCTTACTAGACGAATTCGCGCGAAGTTTGCACAATGCTGACAGAATCGCCGTGGCCGAAGTGTTCCGCGCCCGCGAGGGGCCGGCGCAGAGGGGCGAAGCGACGGCCTTTGACTTGGCCGATCGCTTGCGGGCCGACGGTTTGGACGTTTTCGATGAACACGACCCGGCCGCAATCGTCGAGCGCTTGGCCGACGAACTGCAAGCCGGCGATGTACTTGCCACCTTAGGAGCTGGCGACCTTGGCACCTATTTCCATGGCTTTCACGAGCGGCTTCGAAGAGATTGTGCGGCAGCATGAACGGCTTGCTCCGCATACCTGGATGGGCATCGGCGGACCGGCGGAGTTTTTCGCCGAGCCACGGACCATCGCCGAGTTACAATCCGTGGTCCAGCGCGCGGCTGGCGAAGGGTTGCCGATTCGCGTTCTCGGCGGCGGTTCGAATCTCCTAATCAGAGATGACGGCGTGAAGGGCGTGGTGGTGCGGCTCTCCGCGCCGGCATTCAATCAAATCCAAACCGACCAGCACGATGTCGCCGCCGGTGGCGGCGCGCGGTTGGGGCATGTGATTTCGAGCGCCGTGCGCTCTGGGCTTGGCGGGCTGGAAACGCTCGTCGGCATTCCGGGCACCATCGGCGGAGCGCTGCACGGCAACGCCGGCAGCCACGGCGGAGATATTGGGCAATGGACTTGCCAGGCCGACGTGATGACGCGCACCGGAGAAATCATTTCGCGATCGCGCGACGAATTGGTCTTCGCCTATCGGCAAAGCAGCCTCGACGAACTGGTGGTGCTCAGCGCCAAATTCCATTTGGAGCAGGAGGATTCGCACGAACTCACCAAGCGGATGCAGAAGCAGTGGATCGTCAAGAAGGCCGGTCAGCCGCTGGCGCATCAAAGCGCGGGTTGCATCTTCAAGAATCCGCGCGGCCTGAGCGCCGGGATGTTGATCGATCAAGCCGGCCTCAAAGCGATGCGCATCGGCGGCGCCGAAGTGAGCGACCGTCATGCCAATTTCATCGTCGTCGATCGCGACGCCACCAGCAACGATGTGCTGCAACTGATCGATCTGGTTCGCAGCCGCGTGGCGGAGCAATTGGGCGTGGAATTGGAGTTGGAAATCGACGTCTGGTGATTCCTCCTTCCACGCTGAAAGCATTGCAAACAACGCCTTCGGCACAGTTCGGTTGGCAACGTCAACACGGATGATTGGCGCGGATGAAGAAAAACGTTCCGACCGCCCGCAAACGCCTGTCCGCGAAGTGGATTGGCCGCAGCTTGTTCGCGGCGGCGATCGTCGCGGCTTCCACGGCGGCAGCGCTGGGCTTGTGGCAAAAAGTCCGCCCGCATGTCTCCGCGCAGCCGGAGTATCTCGTCGATGTCGGCGAGATCAAGCTCACGCCACAGCCGAAATGGATTCGTGCCAAGGTGAAAGCCGAGGTCTTGCGCGACGCCGGCTTGCCGGCGCAGCTTTCGATTCTCGACGAGAGGTTGAACGAACTATTGTTGCAGGCATTCTCGCTGCATCCCTGGATTGCAGCGGTCGAAAACGTGGAAACTTCATATCCAGCGCAGATTTCCATCACGGTAACCTACCGTCGTCCAGTGGCAATG
The DNA window shown above is from Pirellulales bacterium and carries:
- the murB gene encoding UDP-N-acetylmuramate dehydrogenase gives rise to the protein MAFTSGFEEIVRQHERLAPHTWMGIGGPAEFFAEPRTIAELQSVVQRAAGEGLPIRVLGGGSNLLIRDDGVKGVVVRLSAPAFNQIQTDQHDVAAGGGARLGHVISSAVRSGLGGLETLVGIPGTIGGALHGNAGSHGGDIGQWTCQADVMTRTGEIISRSRDELVFAYRQSSLDELVVLSAKFHLEQEDSHELTKRMQKQWIVKKAGQPLAHQSAGCIFKNPRGLSAGMLIDQAGLKAMRIGGAEVSDRHANFIVVDRDATSNDVLQLIDLVRSRVAEQLGVELELEIDVW
- the murC gene encoding UDP-N-acetylmuramate--L-alanine ligase; the protein is MRPANSPTVLDEPAKLVHFVGIGGSGMRAMASVFHQLGWAISGSDARRATLCELTPLAAAIELGHQASHLPKGAQLLIYSDAVPPDNPERAYAEQLAIPTFSYAQMLGHLSRQQQTIAVAGTHGKSTVTSMIAEILASAAFDPTVVCGAEPRNRSDDPTCNAAIGRFGGRHGRGPLAVVEACEYRENFLHLSPNVAVVLNVEPDHFDYYPTRSQLIAAVERFIARTPENGLVVASADCPVAKSLAGASGRYVTSFGFARDADWRATNLEHTRGRYRFDLVRSAKKLARVALSVPGRHNVANALAAAAVARHQGVSAQHIVQGLAAFRGLKRRLDARATMGEITWIDDYAHHPTEVAATLHTLREMFPRRPICCVFQPHQVSRLTALLDEFARSLHNADRIAVAEVFRAREGPAQRGEATAFDLADRLRADGLDVFDEHDPAAIVERLADELQAGDVLATLGAGDLGTYFHGFHERLRRDCAAA